AACATATAGGGTAATCCATGCAAATAAATGTTGTTTTCACCTAAAGATTCTCCGTGGTCGCTGACATACAGCATGGACGTTTCGTACCTTGGCGTATTCTTCTTTAAAAATCCAATGACTTTAGACAAGAAATGGTCGGTATATAGAATTGTATTATCATAGGCGTTGACGATCTCTTCATCACTACACTGACTGAGCTCGTTGGTTTGACAGGCGGGTTTGAAAACTTCAAATTGTCTGGGATAACGTTTGTAATAGGCGGGGCCATGGCTACCCATCTGATGTAAAACAATTAAAATATCGTGCTCTTGCAGATCGATATATTCTTGCAATCCAGCAAGCATCCCTTCATCGCGGCACTCTGTATCACATACGGGATTGACCTCAGGGTCTCGATAACTCTCGTATGGTACGCGATCCGCTACGCCTTTTGAGTCAGAATTATTATCTCGCCACAGCACGCTAATGTCCGCTTTGGCTAAGATATCTAATACATTTTCAGTATTGCTTGCATCATCAATATCAAACTCATCCCTTGGTAACATAGAAAACATACAGGGCACCGAAACGGCAGTAGACGTGCCGCAAGCGGTTATCTGGGAATAGTTTATCAAGCGTGACTCTTTGGCAAGATTGGGATTGGTTTGACGCCCGTAGCCATTTAGCGAAAAGTGATCTGCTCGGGCCGTTTCACCAACCACCACAATGACTAATTCTCTATGTAAATCTGTTAGCGGAATAGATGACCTTGAGGTCATTTTTAAATATACGCTTTGCGCTGTCGATTTCATATGTTGCGAAGTGATTTTTACTGCAGAATACACAGGATGTAGTGGGTTAGTATAAAACCGCAGTGACTTGTGTTCGCGAATAAAGCTGGCGTATTGATCACTAAACAAGAATACACTGGCTACTACAATGCCTATTAAGACCAATCCAGCGGCCAAATTGAATTTAAGGGTGCTGAAGAAAGTTTGCTTACGAATGGACGACATAGCAATTAGTACTGATGGTAAAACGCCGAATAAGGAAACTTGTAGAATAAAAGTCCAAGAGATTAAATCAAATGCCTCCGCCGAGTCTGTTTCTAACATACTACGCAGCATATCGGAGCCAATGATAATGCCGAATTGATCAGTAAAATACCCAGATAACGCTGAAATAATCAATAAGGTAGCGATGGCAATTTTGGTGGGCAAGATTATATCTAGCAGCAATGCTAATAAACCAATTATTGAAAACAACACCAGAAATAGTGAAATAAGAAAACCGCTGTGCAGATCCCACGCATAGACTTCAGTGGTTTTGGCAAAGAAAGTCAGATTGCCGGTAATGGATATAAATAGTGCAGTTATAAACAATAGTAATTGTGCTGAGAGCTTGGGTAAATAACGATTTAACATAGCGATGGACTCTACTTCAATTCGATTTTAATGAGTTCGTTGTCGGTCATATTTGGGCTTATATCAGCCAACAGAAAAGGGCTTCACCCCATACTAAGGCGAGTAAACTCAATGCAATAAATACTGCGGATGAACCTAAGTCTTTAGCACGCCCGATCAAAACATTGTGTTCCAAAGTCACACTGTCAGATAATGCTTCGAGGGCAGAGTTGACTATTTCAGCGAATAGCATGAACAGGATGCTTGCAATTAACATCAGCCAGTGCATTCTCGATTGGGCAAGTATAAAGCTCAGCGGAGTCAGCAGCAGAGCAAGGGTACATTCTTGTCTAAATGCTGATTCATGGATCCAAGCCGCCCTGAATCCTTTTATAGAACAGGTGGTGGCTTTTAAAACCCGCTTAAAACCTTGACCGTTGGGTTTATTGACTACTGTATGCATATTGGTATCCATGCTAAAAAAGATAGAAAGTGAAAAGATTAAAATTGATATTAGTCATCTAAAAGGACTGCTTAATTTGCAGACGCCATTCCCAAGAGTCGACATTAATTGAAGTCGAAAATGGCTTTACGATATCCATATGAATAACACTTTTGTGACTAGAACGATTGGAGTATAGTCTAGCGCCGAGGCCCATACTGGCTAATGTAGAATTAGTTTCGTTGAAATCAGTTTGTGAACCAGACCAAGCCTTACCTACATCAACAAAGGTTGCAAAACCAACATCTAGTATTTTGTATATATTGTAATCAGTGTACAAACGGGCTTCAATAGAGCCTGATACGCTGTTATCACCATGTTGATATTGCAAGGGATAGCCCCGTACCCCATTTTCGTCACCTAGGGTAACAGGATCGTCAAGATACTGATTTTTAGAGGCTGTGCCTGATAGCCTAGAATAGAAACCGAGTAAATCCGAATAGCGATAAAAATACTCTGCTTTGGCTGAGGTTATCAAGCGATCAGGCTGAGATGTATTGAAGTCGCTGTTAGCTGACAGGGCTAGCAATAGCAGTCCGTCATTAATATTAAAGCCCTTGGATGCATTCACTTCAAGGTGATAACCAAGGCTGGCACCAGGCGCCAGATCATTTAGCTCCACCCCGAGTTTGGACTCAAAATGCCAGCCTAAATTGATGTCTTCGGCTTGTTTGATTAAGTAGATCTCGGACATGACCTTGTAGTCCCGTTGAAGGTACTCAATTCCTATCCATGGGTATTGATAGTGTCGATCTTGTGGCAGCAATAGGGAATCGTTGATAGCGTCTAGATCTGTAGCTAAGAATTTTGACTGATCTTCCACTACGCCCATTTTTAGCCTAGTGGTTCTATTGGCATATTCATTTAGTTGCCACCCCATAGCCGCCTCGTAGCGATGGTTCTGCAAATCAAACCGATTACGAGTTTGGCCGGCCTGGTATATGTCCTGAGTTTTATCATCATGTAAATAGGAGCCAAAAAACATGTTTTTAGCGTGCAGGTCGTAAAATGGTTTGTCGAAAACAAGGTGGCTAAGTTGCCCGTCATCATTGTCCATTAAATCTACAAAAATAGTAGAGTGGGGGGCAAAGGGCATGGGCGATTTTAATGTAAACTGATAACCACTGCGCTGCACATCACTACTATATCTTACTCTAGCTCTTATACCCGTACCTAACACATTGTCTTCTTTGATGCCTAAAGAGAACTTGTTTTCTCCTCCTTTACGCCCAAAGCTGACCGTTGGAATCAATGACCAATTATCCCATGTTGTCACCTCAACATCGGTAGGGTCATCAAAGTTACATTGCGGGCTAAACGATACTTTGGCATCTCGAATATAAGGCTGGTTGCGAATGATTCTCTCGGCTTCCAATAAATCATCGTGATCTATTGTATCTCCAGCTTGAAAGGGTAGGCGCTCTTCAACAACAGCTTGCTGAGTATTAACATGCAGCCAGTTGGCAAAATAATGTATGGCCATAGTGTCTTTTTCCGATTCATCAAAAATCGGATTAGTGACAATTTTTAATTGACCCACTTTTCGTTTGGTATTGTTAGCAGCCGATTGACTGATATCACTATTAGGTACTTCACAATCACTCTGCGCAGTGCTGTGAAAAGGTAGCAGTGCGCAAAAAGTGATGAAAACAGAATAAGTAATGCTATTCATGGCAACTCAAGGCAGACGATATGCCTTGTCCTTATATGTATAAACAGGCCAAAGGGAGTGGGCTAGTGCGCGTTTTTGCAATACCGGATCCGCAGGTACCGGATATAATGTCTTATTGGCATAGGTGAACTGTTGGGGTTTTTGCTGCTTTTGCAGCACAACAACTTTATCGTTTTCCATATAGGCTTGGGTGCCGGCAAACTGCATTATGGCCCGCCCGGGAATTTCATTAATATCCTGACGAGTTAAATCTATGCCAATGGCTGGGTGCTTAGATTCCACCCCAATTAAAGAAAGGAGCGTGGGCAGCATGTCCACTTGGCTGGTAACTCGTTGAACTGCCACAGGGTCGATATCTGCGCCCATAATCAATCCTGGTATCCTAAATTTACTAATAGGCACAAGTTCGTTGCCGTACACTCTATCGCTGTGATCAGCGATGATAAGAAATACGGTATCTTTCCAATAGTCCGATTGTTTAGCCTTTTCAATAAATTCCCCAAGGGCGTAATCGGCATATTTCACCGCATTGGCGACGGTATTTTTGGGTTGTTCAGCCAAGTCGATTCGACCATCAGGAAATTCAAATGGCGAATGATTTGTTGAGGTAAATACCAGACTGAAAAAGGGTTGTTCGTCACCAGACATAGCTTCAAAAGTTGCATGGGCTTGGTTGAGCAAATCCTCATCTGACACCCCCCAAGAGCCTACAAACTCGGGGTTCACAAAATCTTTCTGTTCGATAATCTGATTAAAGCCATTGTTGGAAAAGAAACGCTTCATGTTGTCGAAATGCGCTTCACCACCATATATAAAAGAGGTTTGATAATTTTGATCTGCTAATAATTGAGCTATAGTGAAAAAGTTATTTTGACTGCCGCCCAATTTAACCACAGAACGAGCGGGGGTGGGTAAGAAGCCAGTTATTACGGCTTCGATACCGCGCACCGAGCGAGTGCCAGTAGCATATAAATTTTCAAACCATATGCCCTGATTGGATAAACGGTCTAGATTAGGGGTTATATCTCTGCCACCCAAACTTCCCACAAAGTCAGCACCTAGGCTCTCTTCTAATATGATGACTAAGTTTTTACGAGTTGCTGGTTTATTAATTCTTTGCGAGTGTAATGTTGGGATATTTGGGTCTAAAAACTCACTTGGACTCAAATTCATCGAATTGAATACTTCAGATAACACCTCGGATTTGGCTAATTCTCCGTACTCCGGCATACCATTTTGTTCATGACGAAGTTTTTCGTAAAGGGCATAGGCTACAGAATAGCCTGAGCTCAACGGTAATGAATTGACTAAGGTATCTGATGAGAACGCCACAGTGCTTGGATTAACTGGCCTATGACCCACTGTCGATCTGGCCGCACTAACACACAGGATTAGCCCTAATACCGTCAATAATGGCGCACTCCAAAATATGGCGGGTCGGCTCTGAGACTCGAAGTACTTTAGCAGTCGGCCGAAATACCAGGTTAAGGTTGCGGTAACCGAAATCGCTAGGAAAAGCTGCAAAGGTACGGCTTTTAATAGCATTGAAATGACTTCTTTGGGATAGGCTAGGTACTCAATCATTAACACATTTGGTCGAAAATCATATTGACCAATAAAATTTGGAGTGATGCATTCAACGAATATTAACAATGCTGCTACTATCAAAAAATAAATTCGTAAAACCGGCATGGTCACGGCATAAGTCAGTCGGTTGAGCGACAACAAGGGGACCAGTAAAACTGGAATGATAATTAGTTGGGCCAATAGCACCAAATCAAATCGAACCCCCTGCAATAATACATACCAAACGCCATCAACCGCAGCTACACGGTCCAATTGCCAAACCACAAGTAAGGCTCGGCTAAGACTTAAAAATACTAATCCACAAGCTAAAAATCCTAGAATCGGCAGTGTCCAACGGTAATGATCGCGTTCCACAATGTTACTCAATTAATGTATCAGGCGGGCAGTCTATAGGTGCATATGTGAACCAAATGTCACATCAGAGACTCGAAAAAGGAGTTGTAGATCAAAAGTGCTCCGAATATGCTGTGTAATATGAAAATTTTGCTATTAGAAGATAATGTTCAACTCGCTGAATCTCTGGGTGAATACTTGGAAGGTGTCGGTTGTGAGTTGGATTATGCGTATAACGCAAAATCCTGTGTAAAGTTAGTCGAACAAAATCAATATGATGCCCTGGTGTTAGATATTTCCATGCCTGGCATGACGGGGTTACAGGCTTGTGAAGAGATACGCCAACGATTGCAAGTTGCCACCCCCTTATTATTCTTAACCGCCAGAGATAGTTTAGAAGACAAACTGATTGGATTTAACACGGGTTGTGATGACTACTTGGTTAAGCCTTTTGCGCCTGAAGAATTACACTGCCGTTTAAAGGCTTTGGAAGCTAGGGGGCCAAGACGAGACATAGGCATGCAGACATTTGGTGTGCTAACCATCAATCATGTTCACCAGAGCGTGGAGCGCGAAGGCATAACTATTCAATTGCACGCTACTCAGTTCAATCTTCTCAAGCAACTGATTAAAGCGAGCCCTAATGTGGTTTCAAGAGAAACATTAGAGCATGCGGTGTGGGGCGATGATCTGCCAGAAAGTGACGCCCTTCGCACCCATATGTATCGACTGCGTAATACGCTAGATAGACCTTTTAAAACGCCATTAATCACCACTGTACATGGAAAAGGTTACCGCCTTGAAACACACTAAAGCGATTCAAAATAAATTAACTGGCGCATTTATTATTACCACCTTTGTGATCAGTAGTTTGTACGGTTTATTGGTATTTAACGCCATGAAATATACCGAGGATGATATTCTTAACAGGCGACTATTAGCAGAAGCTGAATATTATTTCGACCAGGTCAAGAGTCAACCCTTGCAGGCGCTTTTGCCTGCCTCAAAAGGTCTTGTTAGTTATTTGTCCAGCTCTGCAGATTTGCCAGACTGGCTAAAAGCTGAACCCCTAGGTACGCGCGAATTACATGATAAAGAGTTGCACGTTGGGGTGTTTACTGTGCCGGGTACTAACGAGCGTTTGTACTTGTCATTGAACGAGCTAGAGTTGTCTAGCCTTGAAGGCGACCTATCAACACTGTTCTTAGTTCTTCTATCGGTAGGAGCAATGATTACCGTAGTTGGCTTGATGATAGGCTTATTTTTTAGTCGAGCCATTTCACAACCTATAATTAAATTAACAGAAGATGTTGAGAACAAGCAACGTAGTGGTAATACTCCATTTTACGGTGCAGATAGAAACGATGAAGTGGGCGCACTTAGCCGAGCGTTTAGTGGCTTGATAGGGCGCTTACAAGGATTTTTAGAGCGGGAAAAAGAGTTTACCCGTTACGCCAGTCACGAATTACGCACACCCATATCGTTAATTAAAAACGCCATCGCGGTGTTGCGTTTACCACAGCAAGATCCGCAGCGATATGAGCGTAATATTGGTCGAATTGAAAGTGCGACACTAGAGCTGCAAAGTCTAGTGGATACCTTTTTAACCCTAGGTCGAGAGACCTCCACTGAGTCCCAAAAAAACGTGGCACTTGTCGATGTCATCCAACATAACCTAGAGCGCAATCAACAGGTTAATGTCGGCAAGAAGTTTGATATAGAATTATCAATTCAGAGTGTCCCAGAGGTCATCAAGGGGGATAAAAAATTAATTGATATCTTAATCGATAACATTATTCGCAATATCTACACTCACGCCGATTCGACGGCAACCATTGTCATTAACAAGCATTCTATTTTATTTGAAAACAATTTTGTCGAGAACCCACGAGATTCGCTAGATAGAAAGACCTATGGCTTAGAGATCATATATAAGTTGGTGGATAAATGTGGATTCAAAATGACTAGAAAGGTGACCGATAAAAGCTATTTCATTGAGCTGATTCTGGAAGCCAATGAATAACAACAAATATAGATTAAACAGCGCTCAAATGTGCTCATGTAGCTGATGGCAGCAATGCGCCGTGCAGGACTAAAAACTGTCGGTTTCATCTTGAAGAGATGGAACCGACAGTAGCATTCATTCGGTTAAACAATAAATACTTTGAGGTTAGCGTGAAGCTCAGTAACTCGTTGGCTAATGGTGTTATTCGCATTCATCGTTGCCTTTGCACCTTCTTCTGTTACGTCGGCAAGTTGACTGATATTGATTAAATTACGGTTAATCTCTTCGGCAACCGCGGATTGCTCTTCAACTGCCGCTGCAACTTGTAGGTTCAGATCAGATATTTCTTCAATGGCGACTGCTGTTGTTTCAAAAGTTTCACTCGTTGTGGCGCTTTTTTGCAGACAGATACTCGCGCTATCGCTACCTTTGCTCATGCTTGCTACGGCATTGCTTGCTTCAGCTTTTAATCTTACCAGCAGGGCTTGGATATCAACTGTTGAAGTCTGTGTGCGTTGGGCTAAAGTACGGACTTCATCAGCAACCACTGCAAATCCTCGACCTGTCTCGCCCGCTCGAGCGGCTTCGATGGCAGCGTTTAGAGCCAGTAGATTGGTTTGCTCGGCAATACCTTGAATTGCTTCGAGTACACTACCGATGTTATTTGTTTCAGATACTAGATTTTGAATAACATTAGACGCTTCACTTACTTCGTCAGACAATTGCTGCATGATTGATTGTGTATCTAGGGCATCTTTCTTACCTTGCATAACATTATCTTTTACACGCTGTGTCACTTCAGCAGAGTGAGCAGCATTTCTTGCAACTTCTTGGGTTGTGGTGCTCATTTCGGTTACCGCAGTCGCCACCATCTCGGTCTCTAGGCGTTGTTTTGATACGTTGTGTTCGGTTTCGCTCATGGTTTGCATAGCAATTTGTGACGATACTCCAAGCTCATCGGCTTGCAGATTAGTGTTAGAGATGAGTACCCGTAACACAGCTGTAAATTTATTAAATGCTCGTGCTACATCACCTATTTCATCCTTGGCGGTATCATTTAGGGAAACGGTAAGATCACCATCGCCTTCAGCAATTTCAGCTAAACGCTTAGCTAACTGGTTAACTGGACGGGCAATTGCACGACCAATTACAATCGGTAAAATGATACCGATTATTGTTGCTATGACAAAAGTAACAATGATCCAAATGATACCACGTTGTTCATCGTGCTCGGCTGTTATAGCTGCTTCTAGGGTGAAGTTTTGGATATCATTTAACTGGGCACTAATTTCTTCCGTCACCTTCTTTTGTAATTCTTCAACCTCTATAGCTTGTTCAGCTAAATCAGAAATGTTCATTGATTGGGATTGAGCTAGAAGAGTAACTATTTGGCTATTTAATGTTTTGTAATGTTGTTCTATTTTTTTCAAGTTTTTCAATACACTCTGAGACTTTTGATTGATTTTCTCAGAATGATTTTGTTGCAGCATTTTATTGACATGACTTTCAGCTGTATCTATTTCAGCTAATACTTTTGTGGTAATTGAGTTAAATTGCTGTTTAGTGTTACTGAGTTTACCAAGGCCGTTGCCAATATTTTGCTCAGCCAATGCCATGTGGAACAAAGCTCGTTCAAATAGGATAGATTGTTCTGCTTGATGTTCTGAAATAAGTGTAAGCATGTTAGCTAGCGGGATATCTTCTTCTGCAATGTACTTTATTTCTTCACCTAGCTTTGCCATCTGAAGCATAGCAATGATGCCCATCACTATCATCAATGAAAGTTGGCAAAACCCCAGTATCTGTATTTTAGTGCCAATCTTAAACTTGCTAAACATTGGATTATTTCCTATCTTAAACACGGCCTTGGAAAGGCTTGCTTACGTTAAAGTTTCAACGACGGTTATACCGTCGTTGAATTTGTCAATTACCATAAAGACAGGGTGAAATTTGGGCGCTTTCAGTTCTTAATAAAGATAGAAACCCTCGTAGCAATGCAGTCCAGATTACAGAAGTCTTAGAATGGTTTAATAAAAGCCACGCCAAGAACATATGCTTCTTCACCATCGATGAAATCAACTGCTACCGTAGGGGCTACACCAAAGTCACCAAGATGGAAATCATAGCTAGCACTAAGGCGATAAAGATCTTCAGAATGGGGATGATCACCACCAAGCTTTTCTCTGCCTACGCCCATACCTAAGCGGACATTCTGAGTGGGATGGTAATATAGTGAAGCCAAAGAAACGGTTATTCCGTCACCGTGATGGGCGTCTTTGGTTTTTTCATATACTGCACCTGCACCCCAGTTAGTATTAAATTTGTACTCGTACTCGAAACCGTAGGTAAGTTCAGTTTCATTTTCGGCGTTAGTCATACCAATAAAAACACCTGGAAAGTGTTGTTCATCACCCGCTGCTGCAACCCCAAACGCAAAACAGGTGAGAAGTGTAGTAGAAAGTAACTTTTTTAAACTAATCATAAAGTGAGGATCCTAAATACAATGAAATCAGTTAATATCGATTGGCGTTATGTTAATGCAATCGATTCTATATAGTACTATACTTTGGTATGAAGAGTGGCGATAAATTGAATCAGTAGAAGCCTTTTCGAGTAAATTATTGAAAAATAACACCCGAGTTATTAATTGATAATATTTTGATTGTTAATTTTATTATTATGGCTTTTTTCGTAGTATCAAATTCATATTAGTTTTAAATTAAATTACCTTTGCTAATTGAGGTTAGTAAGTTTTTGTTTTTATGTTACTGATAATAATGGTTTTATTTTGGTTGTGGTTAAATCTCGCTGGTCAGGCTGTGTTTGATTTTTAAGTTGGAGTTTATAAAAAGTATCACTGAACTAAACTCGGAGTAAAATAACTTTCAGGTCAATATTTTCTAAATTTATATTCTTTATTGCCCAATTAAAAATACAAAGTGGTTATTATTTAATTGTGTTATATAAATACATACCTGTGTATTTTTGTTCGGTCTAATTAAACAATAATACTGAGTTCGCGTTAAAAATTACTCGGATATGTTTCTGGCCCATATTGTTACAGATTATTTTAGTTTTAAATCCTCAATAAAAATGTTCTGTAGAGTTGCAAAACTTGTTCAATCGAAGCATTAAGTCGATGGTCGCCATCAATCAGGTGCAAGGTGCATTTTGCCTGATGTGCATATTTGATTGAGTTATCTATCGGAATTATGTTGTCAGACCAACCGTGAGCAATCTCAACGTTGCTCAAATCAGTGGGGTAGGATTGGTGTTGATAGTCAGGCATATACAGCGCAGGAGCTAGTAAAAATATACCCTGCGGTTTATTGGCTTGTGCCGCGACGAGTGAAACATAACCTCCCATACTTGAGCCGACTAAAATGTATGGCTGAGTTTCCCTTTGCAAATAATTATTGAGCTTCGTTACCCGCTCGTCTGGATTGACTACAGCGGTATAATCTAGACTATCAACCTCTAAACCCAACGCTTTACTTAAATTGGCGAGCTTGGTTATTTTACTCCCCCAAGGCCCACTTTCTTTGCCGTGCGAGAAAACGACTTTCATATCACAATCCTAGTTAGGTTTTAAAAAATAGCATTAGCAGAATATCAAAGGGATAACGCATGTTAAATCCGCTGCTCTTCAACAAGACTAGAAGTTTTAGGCCTGAAAATGCAGCGAATGAACAGTAAAGGTGTTCAACATCAAGTGATGAAAACTCTTAATGGCCATATGTCATATATGCCGTATTTAGTGTCGCTCAGGTCATTAAGCCTCTTTCTGAACAGTCGCGATTCAATACAGCCCAGCTCCTATGAGTCATTGTTCCCTTTGAATGTGTTTTTATAGACCTAAAAGACCGCACCGCGATTAAGCTAGACTTAGTATACATTAACCGCGATTTAATTTAAATTGAGTGAACTGTCGATAGCTAGGCTACCGGCTAAAAACAATATCGGTCTGCTTATTAATTGTGGCATCACCTTCTCGTGGGGCTTTCAATATGGTGTCATATCCAAACAAGGTTAAGCCTATGAATCTGCTCAAACTTATCACCGCGGCATCTGCGATTTGTATTCTGTTCGCCTGTAATGAACCGCCACTAGCTGTTGATAAAAAAGCAGGCAGCGGAGTGGAACAACTAGAAACTGTGAGTGCAGAACAGCGCACTATCAACATCGAAGTGCAGTTTGATGGTATCGTGGAAGCGGTGAATCGTTCGACTGTTTCAGCCCAAACCAGTGGTCGAATTGTAGAATTGCCCTTTGATGTGGGGGACTTTGTCGCACAGGGTGAGGTGATTGCACGTTTGACCGACAGTGAGCAACAGGCCGCACTAGTCAATGCCAATGCACAACTAAACGATGCTCAGGCAAGATTTACAGAGGCAGACCAGCAACTGTCACGGATTAATGATGTCTTTTCACGAGGTGCAGTGTCTAAAGCAGATTTAGATAGAGCCAAAGCCGCACAAAATAGTGCTGCGGCTAGAGTTCAATCAGCCAAAGCGGCGATCACGGATGCCCAGCAAAGACTGTCATACACCAAGGTTGTTGCGCCCTATAGCGGGATATTAGTGCGCCGACTGGCCGATGTCGGCAGCACAGTTGCCCCAGGAAGCCCGTTGATGGAAGGGGTTTCACTTTCACATTTGCGTGTTCAAGTTGATGTGCCACAGAATTATATTGGCTCGCTAAGACAGCACAAACAAGCACGGGTGATACTTCCTGACGGTCAATCTATTGAGGCAGCGTCATTGCGCATACCCCCTTCGGCGGATACTGCTAGTCATAGCTTCAAATCGCTGGTGGAACTGCCTCAAGCTGAACGGGAGCCGCCATTATTTCCAGGTACTCTAGTAAAGGTTGCTTTTGCAACCGGCAGTGAAGAATCAGTTACATTGCCCGATGTTGCCGTAGCAAAACGTGGTGAAGTCAATGGCGTTTATGTATTGGACGCCAATCAAATGCTTGAATTTCGTTATGTTCGTCTCGGTAAACTGTTAGCGGGCGACCATAGGGTAGTAGAGGCAGGTATTGAGCAAGGCACACTAGTTGCGCTAGACCCAGTTGCTGCTGCCAGCGTATATAAATCCCAGCATTTTAATCACCAAAATTAAAGGAGCTGCGAATGTCTGCTGCCACACCGTTAGGGATTTCCGGGCGTATAGCCAAACAATTTCTGACATCAGAAATTACCCCACTATTGGCTGTGGTTGGATTGTTGCTTGGTTTGTTTGCTGTTTTGGTGACTCCTCGTGAGGAAGAGCCGCAAATTAATGTGACCTTTGCCAACGTGTACGTGGCTTTTCCTGGCGCCAGCGCTAAAGAAGTCGAGTCACTGGTTACTACCCCAGCAGAACAGATTGTGTCGGAAATCCAAGGGGTGGAACATGTCTACTCAGCCTCCTCACCGGGTATGGCTCTATTGACCGTTCGCTTTACCGTAGGCGAAGACAGAACGGATGCCATAGTGCGCTTATATAATGCCTTTTATTCAAATCAGGATACCTTTCCGGCTAATCTTGGCATCATGCCTGTCCTGATAAAGCCGAAAGGAATTGATGATGTACCTATCGTAAGCGGCACCATATGGAGTCAAAATCCAGATTTAACCAGTGTGGATTTACTCAGCATAGCCCGCGCGATGGAGGCCG
Above is a window of Aliiglaciecola sp. LCG003 DNA encoding:
- a CDS encoding phosphoethanolamine--lipid A transferase; the encoded protein is MLNRYLPKLSAQLLLFITALFISITGNLTFFAKTTEVYAWDLHSGFLISLFLVLFSIIGLLALLLDIILPTKIAIATLLIISALSGYFTDQFGIIIGSDMLRSMLETDSAEAFDLISWTFILQVSLFGVLPSVLIAMSSIRKQTFFSTLKFNLAAGLVLIGIVVASVFLFSDQYASFIREHKSLRFYTNPLHPVYSAVKITSQHMKSTAQSVYLKMTSRSSIPLTDLHRELVIVVVGETARADHFSLNGYGRQTNPNLAKESRLINYSQITACGTSTAVSVPCMFSMLPRDEFDIDDASNTENVLDILAKADISVLWRDNNSDSKGVADRVPYESYRDPEVNPVCDTECRDEGMLAGLQEYIDLQEHDILIVLHQMGSHGPAYYKRYPRQFEVFKPACQTNELSQCSDEEIVNAYDNTILYTDHFLSKVIGFLKKNTPRYETSMLYVSDHGESLGENNIYLHGLPYMLAPDSQLKVPVIAWVGESSDIDLAKSRELKDIPNSHDAISYAILSALEIESDVRPSTAPPLFILADED
- a CDS encoding response regulator transcription factor, giving the protein MKILLLEDNVQLAESLGEYLEGVGCELDYAYNAKSCVKLVEQNQYDALVLDISMPGMTGLQACEEIRQRLQVATPLLFLTARDSLEDKLIGFNTGCDDYLVKPFAPEELHCRLKALEARGPRRDIGMQTFGVLTINHVHQSVEREGITIQLHATQFNLLKQLIKASPNVVSRETLEHAVWGDDLPESDALRTHMYRLRNTLDRPFKTPLITTVHGKGYRLETH
- a CDS encoding histidine kinase dimerization/phospho-acceptor domain-containing protein; the encoded protein is MKHTKAIQNKLTGAFIITTFVISSLYGLLVFNAMKYTEDDILNRRLLAEAEYYFDQVKSQPLQALLPASKGLVSYLSSSADLPDWLKAEPLGTRELHDKELHVGVFTVPGTNERLYLSLNELELSSLEGDLSTLFLVLLSVGAMITVVGLMIGLFFSRAISQPIIKLTEDVENKQRSGNTPFYGADRNDEVGALSRAFSGLIGRLQGFLEREKEFTRYASHELRTPISLIKNAIAVLRLPQQDPQRYERNIGRIESATLELQSLVDTFLTLGRETSTESQKNVALVDVIQHNLERNQQVNVGKKFDIELSIQSVPEVIKGDKKLIDILIDNIIRNIYTHADSTATIVINKHSILFENNFVENPRDSLDRKTYGLEIIYKLVDKCGFKMTRKVTDKSYFIELILEANE
- a CDS encoding ShlB/FhaC/HecB family hemolysin secretion/activation protein, which produces MNSITYSVFITFCALLPFHSTAQSDCEVPNSDISQSAANNTKRKVGQLKIVTNPIFDESEKDTMAIHYFANWLHVNTQQAVVEERLPFQAGDTIDHDDLLEAERIIRNQPYIRDAKVSFSPQCNFDDPTDVEVTTWDNWSLIPTVSFGRKGGENKFSLGIKEDNVLGTGIRARVRYSSDVQRSGYQFTLKSPMPFAPHSTIFVDLMDNDDGQLSHLVFDKPFYDLHAKNMFFGSYLHDDKTQDIYQAGQTRNRFDLQNHRYEAAMGWQLNEYANRTTRLKMGVVEDQSKFLATDLDAINDSLLLPQDRHYQYPWIGIEYLQRDYKVMSEIYLIKQAEDINLGWHFESKLGVELNDLAPGASLGYHLEVNASKGFNINDGLLLLALSANSDFNTSQPDRLITSAKAEYFYRYSDLLGFYSRLSGTASKNQYLDDPVTLGDENGVRGYPLQYQHGDNSVSGSIEARLYTDYNIYKILDVGFATFVDVGKAWSGSQTDFNETNSTLASMGLGARLYSNRSSHKSVIHMDIVKPFSTSINVDSWEWRLQIKQSF
- a CDS encoding diacylglycerol kinase, which gives rise to MHTVVNKPNGQGFKRVLKATTCSIKGFRAAWIHESAFRQECTLALLLTPLSFILAQSRMHWLMLIASILFMLFAEIVNSALEALSDSVTLEHNVLIGRAKDLGSSAVFIALSLLALVWGEALFCWLI
- a CDS encoding LTA synthase family protein; this translates as MERDHYRWTLPILGFLACGLVFLSLSRALLVVWQLDRVAAVDGVWYVLLQGVRFDLVLLAQLIIIPVLLVPLLSLNRLTYAVTMPVLRIYFLIVAALLIFVECITPNFIGQYDFRPNVLMIEYLAYPKEVISMLLKAVPLQLFLAISVTATLTWYFGRLLKYFESQSRPAIFWSAPLLTVLGLILCVSAARSTVGHRPVNPSTVAFSSDTLVNSLPLSSGYSVAYALYEKLRHEQNGMPEYGELAKSEVLSEVFNSMNLSPSEFLDPNIPTLHSQRINKPATRKNLVIILEESLGADFVGSLGGRDITPNLDRLSNQGIWFENLYATGTRSVRGIEAVITGFLPTPARSVVKLGGSQNNFFTIAQLLADQNYQTSFIYGGEAHFDNMKRFFSNNGFNQIIEQKDFVNPEFVGSWGVSDEDLLNQAHATFEAMSGDEQPFFSLVFTSTNHSPFEFPDGRIDLAEQPKNTVANAVKYADYALGEFIEKAKQSDYWKDTVFLIIADHSDRVYGNELVPISKFRIPGLIMGADIDPVAVQRVTSQVDMLPTLLSLIGVESKHPAIGIDLTRQDINEIPGRAIMQFAGTQAYMENDKVVVLQKQQKPQQFTYANKTLYPVPADPVLQKRALAHSLWPVYTYKDKAYRLP